One Deinococcus multiflagellatus DNA window includes the following coding sequences:
- a CDS encoding radical SAM protein has product MVGHEPASFILKATARCNLNCPYCYMFNLRDRSFAGRPPVMPREVVVAAAGRIAAQVRRLGRTKASVTFHGGEPLLAGPAWFRDAVAALRGAAPEVAFEFTVQSNGVLLTGEWLDLFADLGVVVALSVDGLPEVHNRTRVDHAGRGTYEATRRALERLNAHPAREQLFGGVLCVIDPSVSGAATYHHLRALGVDRMDFLLPLDHNWDAPPPRPGAYAEYLLPIFDAWWAENNPQVLVRMLFDIMKLLVGARQHIDSLGGAPVNIAVVETDGSLEPLDALRACRDGLTLTGLNVLRHDLWALQDTPVYQAAVAGQQGLDAIMCGGCALREVCGGGYLPNRYSAERGFANPSVYCLDLQRVILHVAQHIDRALPPAPAAGAPPVAWA; this is encoded by the coding sequence GTGGTAGGGCACGAACCCGCGTCGTTCATCCTCAAGGCCACGGCCCGCTGCAACCTGAACTGCCCCTACTGCTACATGTTCAACCTGCGCGACCGCTCGTTCGCCGGCCGGCCGCCGGTCATGCCCCGCGAGGTGGTGGTGGCGGCGGCGGGGCGCATTGCCGCGCAGGTGCGGCGCCTGGGGCGCACGAAGGCCAGCGTCACCTTTCACGGCGGCGAACCGCTGCTGGCCGGGCCGGCGTGGTTCCGCGACGCTGTGGCGGCCCTGCGGGGCGCGGCGCCCGAGGTGGCCTTCGAGTTCACGGTGCAGAGCAACGGGGTGCTGCTGACCGGGGAGTGGCTGGACCTGTTTGCCGACCTGGGGGTGGTGGTGGCCCTCAGCGTGGACGGCCTGCCCGAGGTGCACAACCGCACCCGGGTGGACCACGCCGGGCGCGGCACCTACGAGGCCACCCGGCGCGCCCTTGAGCGCCTGAACGCCCACCCAGCGCGTGAACAGCTGTTCGGCGGCGTGCTGTGCGTGATTGACCCGTCGGTGTCGGGGGCGGCCACTTACCACCATCTGCGCGCGCTGGGCGTGGACCGCATGGATTTCCTGCTGCCGCTGGACCACAACTGGGACGCCCCGCCGCCCCGGCCCGGCGCCTACGCCGAGTACCTGCTGCCCATCTTTGACGCGTGGTGGGCCGAGAACAACCCGCAGGTGCTGGTGCGGATGCTGTTTGACATCATGAAGCTGCTGGTGGGCGCGCGGCAGCACATTGATTCGCTGGGCGGCGCGCCGGTGAACATCGCCGTGGTGGAAACCGACGGCAGCCTGGAGCCGCTCGACGCCCTGCGTGCCTGCCGCGACGGCCTGACCCTGACGGGCCTGAACGTGCTGCGCCACGACCTGTGGGCGCTGCAGGACACGCCGGTGTACCAAGCGGCGGTGGCCGGACAGCAGGGGCTGGACGCGATCATGTGCGGCGGCTGCGCGCTGCGCGAGGTCTGCGGCGGCGGCTACCTGCCCAACCGTTACAGCGCTGAGCGCGGCTTTGCCAACCCCAGCGTGTACTGCCTGGACCTGCAGCGCGTCATCCTGCATGTGGCGCAGCACATTGACCGGGCGCTGCCGCCCGCCCCCGCTGCTGGGGCGCCCCCCGTGGCCTGGGCTTAG
- a CDS encoding twin-arginine translocation signal domain-containing protein yields the protein MSEHDLDRPLSDDTAGTEQDLTAAEQRRDFLRRAGLMTGAAVVGGALGQGALAQPVMKAAPILLDKAAVQTRLNGLGSIQAQSQRLAESAMLLRGLEIVRTFNPDAAASFDLSFGLRW from the coding sequence ATGTCCGAGCATGATCTCGACCGCCCGCTTTCCGACGACACTGCAGGAACCGAGCAGGACCTGACGGCCGCCGAGCAGCGGCGCGATTTCCTGCGCCGCGCCGGCCTGATGACCGGGGCCGCCGTGGTGGGCGGCGCGCTGGGGCAGGGCGCCCTGGCCCAGCCGGTGATGAAAGCCGCGCCTATTCTGCTGGACAAGGCGGCCGTGCAGACGCGCCTCAATGGCCTGGGCAGCATTCAGGCCCAGTCGCAGCGCCTTGCCGAAAGCGCCATGTTGCTGCGCGGCCTGGAAATCGTGCGCACCTTCAACCCTGACGCCGCAGCCAGCTTCGACCTGAGCTTCGGCCTGCGGTGGTAG
- a CDS encoding Fur family transcriptional regulator: MTMVRQTKQRLAVLEVLREARSHPDAAWIHAQVRQQLPSVSLGTVYRTLDALVRDGVVVTLERAGQATRYDYKHEGRTHPHAVCRTCGAIFDLDAGDVPVLPASALPPGFQVTDVRLEFMGLCPGCQSA; the protein is encoded by the coding sequence ATGACGATGGTGCGCCAGACCAAACAGCGCCTGGCCGTTCTGGAGGTGCTGCGTGAAGCGCGGTCACACCCCGACGCCGCCTGGATTCATGCCCAGGTGCGCCAGCAACTGCCCAGCGTGAGCCTGGGCACCGTGTACCGCACCCTGGACGCCCTGGTGCGTGACGGCGTGGTGGTCACCCTGGAACGCGCCGGGCAGGCCACCCGCTACGATTACAAGCACGAAGGCCGCACCCACCCCCACGCGGTGTGCCGCACCTGCGGCGCCATTTTCGACCTGGATGCGGGCGACGTGCCAGTCCTTCCGGCCTCGGCCCTGCCCCCGGGATTCCAGGTGACCGACGTGCGCCTGGAATTCATGGGCCTGTGCCCCGGCTGCCAGAGCGCCTGA
- a CDS encoding biotin--[acetyl-CoA-carboxylase] ligase, translating to MPDRLLPLLTQEPQTGDALGARLGVGRVTVNTLARRLQDAGVPVQIGRAGYALSAETPAPQFVVRPTPIGAQLRYLGTVGSTQDEVRAWADDPHAPAPHGAAVVAERQTQGRGRRGRAWATTHGTLAFSVLLRQGPGGAPLTLPELALLPLVAGVAVARAAGVGGLKWPNDLLAPDGRKLAGILLEADLRGEEARRAVLGIGLNVSAAPDGAAHLREFVPEVTRAGVLGAVLRELHTWLSGTPEEVLSAWRAASLTLGRPVRVQTPAGPLEGLATDLDARGSLLVQTPEGLHTVSAGDVQLIGMLGAASP from the coding sequence ATGCCCGACCGCCTCCTGCCCCTGCTGACCCAAGAGCCCCAGACCGGCGACGCCCTGGGCGCCCGCCTGGGGGTGGGCCGCGTGACCGTGAACACCCTGGCCCGCCGCCTGCAGGACGCCGGGGTGCCGGTGCAGATTGGCCGCGCTGGCTACGCCCTGAGCGCCGAGACCCCCGCGCCGCAGTTCGTGGTGCGGCCCACGCCTATTGGCGCCCAGCTGCGCTATCTGGGCACGGTGGGCAGCACCCAGGACGAGGTGCGCGCCTGGGCCGACGACCCCCACGCGCCCGCCCCACACGGCGCCGCCGTGGTGGCCGAACGCCAGACTCAGGGCCGGGGCCGCCGGGGCCGCGCCTGGGCCACCACGCACGGCACGCTGGCGTTCTCGGTGCTGCTGCGCCAGGGGCCGGGGGGTGCCCCACTGACCCTGCCGGAACTGGCGCTGTTGCCCCTGGTGGCCGGCGTGGCGGTAGCACGCGCGGCGGGCGTGGGCGGCCTGAAATGGCCCAACGACCTGCTGGCCCCGGATGGCCGCAAACTGGCCGGCATTCTGCTGGAAGCCGACCTGCGAGGCGAGGAAGCCCGGCGGGCGGTGCTGGGCATTGGCCTGAACGTTTCGGCGGCCCCGGACGGCGCGGCCCACCTGCGCGAATTTGTCCCCGAGGTGACCCGCGCGGGCGTCCTGGGGGCCGTGCTGCGCGAACTGCACACCTGGCTCTCGGGCACGCCCGAGGAGGTGCTCTCGGCGTGGCGGGCCGCCAGCCTCACCCTGGGGCGCCCGGTGCGGGTGCAGACCCCGGCCGGCCCCCTGGAGGGCCTTGCCACCGATCTGGACGCACGCGGCAGCCTGCTGGTGCAGACCCCAGAGGGCCTGCACACCGTCAGCGCCGGCGACGTGCAGTTGATCGGCATGCTGGGCGCCGCTTCCCCCTGA
- a CDS encoding biotin transporter BioY has product MTVLHPTLSRTLLPAHSRARDLALIVGGAAFVAVLAQGSIPLQPVPLTLQTLGVLLVGAALGWKRALAALLLYVAAGAAGLPIYAGGGSGVLNPAGTGLRASLGYLIGFPFAAALVGFLVERFALDRKFLGTCLAMLAGNVVIYLFGLPVLGAITGLEGQTLLTAGLTPFLLGDTLKLLLAALLLPGAWALLRR; this is encoded by the coding sequence ATGACTGTGCTGCACCCCACTCTGTCCCGCACCCTGCTGCCGGCCCACAGCCGCGCCCGTGACCTCGCCCTGATCGTGGGCGGTGCGGCCTTCGTTGCCGTGCTGGCCCAGGGCTCCATTCCCCTGCAGCCGGTGCCCCTGACCCTGCAGACGCTGGGCGTGCTGCTGGTGGGCGCCGCCCTGGGCTGGAAGCGGGCCCTGGCCGCGCTGCTGCTGTATGTGGCGGCGGGCGCCGCAGGGCTGCCCATTTATGCCGGTGGCGGCAGCGGCGTGCTGAACCCAGCCGGTACGGGCCTGCGCGCCAGTCTGGGCTACCTGATCGGCTTTCCCTTCGCCGCCGCGCTGGTGGGCTTTCTGGTGGAACGCTTCGCGCTGGACCGCAAGTTCCTGGGCACCTGCCTTGCCATGCTAGCGGGCAACGTGGTGATCTACCTGTTCGGCCTGCCCGTCCTGGGCGCGATCACCGGCCTGGAGGGACAGACGCTGCTCACCGCTGGCCTGACCCCCTTTCTGCTGGGCGACACCCTGAAACTGCTGCTGGCCGCCCTGCTGCTGCCCGGCGCCTGGGCGCTGCTGCGCCGCTAA
- the recA gene encoding recombinase RecA produces MSKDKELNTAAPADAKERAKAIETAMSQIEKAFGKGSIMKLGAESKLDVQAVSTGSLSLDLALGVGGVPKGRITEIYGPESGGKTTLALSIVAQSQKAGGTCAFIDAEHALDPVYARSLGVNTDELLVSQPDNGEQALEIMELLVRSGAIDVVVVDSVAALTPRAEIEGEMGDSLPGLQARLMSQALRKLTAILSKTGTAAIFINQVREKIGVMYGNPETTTGGRALKFYASVRLDVRKIGQPIKVGNDAVANTVKVKTVKNKVAPPFKEVELTLMYGKGFDQLSDLVTLASDMDIIKKAGSFYSYGDERIGQGKEKAIAYIAERPEMEAEIRTRVLGAIKDGRDPLAAVPSVAE; encoded by the coding sequence ATGAGCAAAGACAAAGAGCTGAACACCGCCGCCCCCGCCGACGCCAAAGAACGCGCCAAGGCCATCGAAACGGCCATGAGCCAGATTGAAAAGGCGTTTGGCAAGGGCTCCATCATGAAGCTGGGCGCCGAGAGCAAGCTCGACGTGCAGGCGGTGAGCACCGGCAGCCTGTCGCTGGACCTCGCGCTGGGCGTGGGCGGCGTGCCCAAGGGCCGCATCACCGAAATCTACGGCCCGGAGTCCGGCGGCAAGACCACGCTGGCCCTGAGCATCGTGGCCCAGTCGCAGAAAGCCGGCGGCACCTGCGCCTTCATTGACGCCGAGCACGCCCTGGACCCGGTGTACGCTCGCAGCCTGGGCGTGAACACCGACGAACTGCTGGTCTCACAGCCCGACAACGGCGAGCAGGCGCTGGAAATCATGGAGCTGCTGGTGCGCTCGGGCGCCATTGACGTGGTGGTGGTGGACTCGGTGGCCGCCCTGACCCCCCGCGCGGAAATTGAGGGCGAGATGGGCGACTCTCTGCCCGGCCTGCAAGCCCGCCTGATGAGCCAGGCGCTGCGCAAGCTGACCGCGATTCTCTCCAAGACGGGCACCGCCGCCATTTTCATCAACCAGGTGCGCGAGAAGATCGGCGTGATGTACGGCAACCCCGAGACGACGACGGGGGGCCGGGCGCTGAAGTTCTACGCCTCGGTGCGTCTGGACGTGCGCAAGATCGGCCAGCCCATCAAGGTGGGCAACGACGCCGTGGCGAACACGGTCAAGGTCAAGACGGTGAAGAACAAGGTGGCCCCGCCCTTCAAGGAAGTCGAACTGACCCTGATGTACGGCAAGGGCTTTGACCAGCTGAGCGACCTCGTGACGCTGGCCAGCGACATGGACATCATCAAGAAGGCCGGCTCGTTCTACTCGTACGGCGACGAACGCATCGGCCAGGGCAAGGAAAAGGCCATTGCCTACATCGCCGAGCGCCCCGAGATGGAAGCCGAGATCCGCACCCGCGTGCTGGGCGCCATCAAGGACGGCCGCGATCCGCTGGCCGCCGTGCCCAGCGTGGCGGAATAA
- the thpR gene encoding RNA 2',3'-cyclic phosphodiesterase, with amino-acid sequence MVGVKVKPAPRRPAPPKGSSPAEPHTPSTLRLFYALKVPATLAPPLQEAQGKLRGNWRPVPAEQFHVTLAYLPAVPPARVDDLKRLGAQLTQDLPPLHLKLRGTGYFPNEGSPRVWFVKVEGEGLNELAAALRAGLQALGVDTDDLPFKAHVTLARKKGPAPRVPPLLFSQGWQAPQVTLYRSILRKTGPIHETVSTFRLRGAPAPASESAPTSPEPRAQETL; translated from the coding sequence ATGGTCGGCGTGAAGGTCAAACCTGCCCCCCGCCGCCCCGCCCCGCCCAAGGGGTCGTCTCCGGCCGAGCCCCATACCCCCAGCACCCTGCGCCTGTTCTACGCCCTGAAGGTGCCCGCCACGCTGGCGCCCCCCCTGCAGGAGGCCCAGGGCAAGCTGCGCGGCAACTGGCGCCCCGTGCCCGCCGAGCAGTTTCATGTGACCCTGGCCTACCTGCCCGCCGTGCCGCCCGCCCGCGTGGACGACCTTAAGCGCCTGGGGGCCCAGCTGACCCAGGACCTGCCCCCACTGCACCTGAAGCTGCGCGGCACCGGCTACTTTCCCAACGAAGGCAGCCCCCGCGTGTGGTTCGTGAAGGTGGAGGGCGAGGGCCTGAACGAACTGGCCGCCGCCCTGCGCGCTGGCCTGCAGGCGCTGGGCGTGGACACCGACGACTTGCCCTTCAAGGCGCATGTCACCCTGGCGCGCAAGAAGGGCCCGGCGCCGCGCGTGCCGCCCCTGCTGTTCTCGCAGGGTTGGCAGGCGCCGCAGGTCACGCTCTACCGCTCCATCCTGCGCAAGACCGGCCCCATTCACGAAACCGTCAGTACCTTCCGCCTGCGCGGCGCACCGGCGCCCGCGTCCGAATCCGCCCCCACTTCACCTGAACCCCGTGCCCAGGAGACCCTATGA
- a CDS encoding CinA family nicotinamide mononucleotide deamidase-related protein, which translates to MPIAEIISVGTELLFGEIVDSNAAFLARELAGRGVTLHRKTVLGDNLHRLTDAIHTALGRADLLLLGGGLGPTDDDLTREAVAAALQETPTEDPELLAWLRGLYESRGRTMPEINRKQAWLIPSAQALPNPVGTAPGWFVRTLWQGQERLIVALPGPPREMQKMWREQVLPRLPLPSATLLHTTIHTQGIGESNIAELLGDLTRQANPSVATYARRTGVDVRVAASAPSEAEAQALLHPAREQVRAALKKWTWGEDDQTLPGAVQAALGGRTLGVIEAGSGGVLCTLLADQAGFLDAAVTQDHRRLITLGLTPVTLQDQGLYSEQAARELAAGAREHLGAQVGLAVVACTHGEGAGQTHAALDTGEGDVRTLSLNWPGDAAQVRDRAAVSALGLALRGLRPGGWSA; encoded by the coding sequence ATGCCTATAGCAGAAATCATCAGTGTGGGAACAGAACTGCTGTTCGGCGAAATCGTCGACAGCAACGCGGCGTTCCTGGCCAGAGAACTGGCCGGGCGCGGCGTGACCCTGCACCGCAAAACTGTGCTGGGCGACAACCTGCACCGCCTCACCGACGCCATTCACACCGCCCTGGGCCGCGCCGACCTGCTGCTGCTGGGCGGCGGCCTGGGCCCCACCGACGATGACCTGACGCGCGAGGCGGTGGCCGCCGCGCTGCAGGAAACCCCCACAGAAGATCCCGAACTCCTGGCGTGGCTGCGCGGCCTGTACGAGTCGCGCGGGCGCACCATGCCCGAGATCAACCGCAAGCAGGCGTGGCTGATTCCCTCGGCCCAGGCCCTGCCCAACCCGGTGGGGACGGCGCCGGGCTGGTTTGTTCGCACCCTCTGGCAGGGGCAGGAGCGCCTGATCGTGGCCCTGCCCGGCCCCCCGCGCGAGATGCAGAAGATGTGGCGCGAACAGGTGCTGCCCCGCCTGCCGCTGCCCAGCGCCACGTTGCTGCACACCACCATTCACACCCAGGGCATTGGCGAAAGCAACATCGCCGAACTGCTGGGCGACCTGACCCGGCAGGCCAACCCCAGCGTGGCCACCTACGCCCGCCGCACCGGCGTGGACGTGCGCGTGGCGGCCAGCGCCCCCAGCGAAGCCGAAGCCCAGGCCCTGCTGCACCCCGCGCGCGAGCAGGTGCGCGCGGCCCTGAAAAAGTGGACCTGGGGCGAGGACGACCAGACCTTACCGGGCGCCGTGCAAGCGGCCCTGGGCGGGCGCACGCTGGGCGTCATTGAGGCTGGCAGCGGCGGTGTGCTGTGTACCCTGCTGGCCGATCAGGCGGGCTTTCTGGACGCCGCCGTGACCCAGGACCACCGCCGCCTGATCACCCTGGGCCTGACCCCGGTCACCCTGCAGGACCAGGGGCTGTACAGCGAGCAGGCCGCGCGCGAACTGGCGGCCGGCGCCCGCGAGCACCTGGGCGCGCAGGTGGGGCTGGCGGTGGTGGCCTGCACCCACGGCGAGGGCGCCGGGCAGACCCACGCTGCGCTGGACACCGGCGAGGGCGACGTGCGGACCCTCAGCCTCAACTGGCCCGGCGACGCGGCGCAGGTGCGGGACCGCGCGGCCGTCTCGGCGCTGGGGCTTGCCCTGCGGGGCCTGCGGCCCGGAGGATGGTCGGCGTGA
- a CDS encoding SRPBCC family protein — protein sequence MKPLGAGALLGGAAGVLYGLGVYLWLHVLDGSDGGAGVMVASYLFLVPFVLGLLSVTITLRLTPPRPPAPVPDPFGDPPPPRPSPLGEAIGVAALTTTVFLVTALVVGFEGVLCAFIAAPVMYVMAALGAGAAFLAQRWWGRGRAGALLLTAALPAVLGPLEQRLTPPSVYRTVTNSVLVKAPPEAVWAQIRSVPRIQDREIQTGWAHLAGLPRPREAVLTGTGVGAARLATFDGGLSFLETVTDWQEGRLLSFRIQARDPGGLDPHVRVGGRFFDVLSGTYRLEEVEPGVTLLHLSSTQRLSTPFNGYAAYFTQAIMHDLQRTILDVVRDRAEAEARLD from the coding sequence ATGAAACCCCTGGGGGCCGGGGCGCTGCTGGGCGGCGCGGCAGGCGTGCTGTATGGCCTGGGCGTGTATCTGTGGCTACATGTGCTGGACGGCAGCGACGGTGGCGCCGGGGTGATGGTGGCGTCTTACCTGTTTCTGGTGCCGTTCGTGCTGGGGCTGCTGTCGGTGACCATCACCCTGCGCCTCACCCCGCCCCGCCCGCCGGCCCCGGTGCCCGACCCATTTGGCGACCCGCCACCGCCGCGCCCCTCGCCGTTGGGCGAAGCGATAGGGGTGGCGGCGCTGACCACCACCGTCTTTCTGGTGACGGCGCTGGTGGTGGGCTTCGAGGGCGTGCTGTGCGCCTTTATTGCCGCCCCGGTGATGTACGTGATGGCGGCGCTGGGGGCAGGCGCGGCGTTCCTGGCGCAGCGCTGGTGGGGGCGGGGCCGCGCGGGCGCACTGCTGCTGACCGCCGCCTTGCCAGCCGTGCTGGGCCCGCTGGAGCAGCGCCTTACCCCGCCCAGCGTGTACCGCACCGTCACCAACAGCGTGCTGGTAAAGGCGCCCCCGGAAGCCGTCTGGGCGCAGATTCGCAGCGTGCCGCGTATTCAGGACCGCGAAATTCAGACGGGCTGGGCCCACCTTGCTGGCCTGCCCCGCCCCCGCGAGGCGGTGCTGACGGGAACGGGTGTGGGGGCAGCGCGCCTCGCCACCTTTGACGGCGGCCTGAGCTTTCTGGAAACGGTGACCGACTGGCAGGAGGGGCGGCTGCTGTCGTTCCGCATCCAGGCCCGCGACCCCGGCGGCCTGGACCCCCATGTGCGGGTGGGCGGCCGGTTCTTCGACGTCCTGAGCGGCACCTACCGCCTGGAGGAGGTGGAGCCAGGCGTCACCCTCCTCCACCTGAGCAGCACCCAGCGCCTGAGCACGCCTTTTAACGGCTACGCCGCCTACTTTACGCAGGCCATCATGCACGACCTGCAACGCACCATCCTGGACGTGGTCCGCGACCGCGCTGAAGCCGAGGCCCGGTTGGATTGA
- a CDS encoding GNAT family N-acetyltransferase, which translates to MPTPRLLDMPPTDLRVQALMNAQQRELRELYQDTDERTEPFDPLTLSGEGCVLLAAEENGDLLACGALKRWDEASAEVKRMYTVPAARGRGVGRALLNELIARGRAAGYARLVLETGDQQAAALALYERAGFRRIPNFGYYEGIDNSLCYELPLREA; encoded by the coding sequence ATGCCCACCCCGCGCCTGCTGGACATGCCGCCCACCGACCTCCGCGTGCAGGCCCTGATGAACGCCCAGCAGCGCGAACTGCGCGAGCTGTACCAGGACACCGACGAGCGCACCGAGCCCTTTGACCCCCTGACCCTCAGCGGTGAAGGCTGCGTGCTGCTGGCCGCCGAGGAGAACGGCGACCTGCTGGCCTGCGGCGCCCTGAAACGCTGGGATGAGGCTTCAGCCGAGGTCAAGCGCATGTACACCGTGCCTGCCGCGCGGGGCCGGGGGGTGGGGCGGGCGCTCCTGAACGAATTGATTGCCCGGGGCCGCGCCGCCGGGTACGCCCGGCTGGTGCTGGAAACCGGCGACCAGCAGGCCGCCGCGCTGGCCCTGTACGAACGCGCGGGCTTTCGCCGCATTCCCAACTTTGGCTACTACGAGGGCATAGACAACAGCCTGTGCTACGAGCTGCCGCTGCGGGAAGCCTAG
- the ilvA gene encoding threonine ammonia-lyase, biosynthetic — protein MEAVALPKDLTASDVLRLALTGKVYGAAHQTPLSEAPRLSARTGARVLLKREDQQPIFSFKLRGAYNKMAQLSAAERGRGVICASAGNHAQGVAYAAQQLGLRAVIVMPATTPEIKVAACRARGAEVVLFGDSFSDAETHAYALQAAGGLTFVHPYDDPLVLAGQGTVALELLRQLDTEGPMTVFVPVGGGGLIAGVAGVLAALRPDIRVVGVEPEDSDAMYQSVQAGERVRLPEVGIFVDGVAVKQVGAYTFELARRHVHDWVRVTTDEVCAAIKDVFDDTRAVMEPAGALAVAGLKRYAAQRGLQGQTLVALTCGANVNFDRLRHVAERAEIGEQREAIFAVTIPERPGAFRAFIEVVGKRAITEFNYRYAPRAQAQIFVGVQLSGAHERAALRAELEARGYPVLDLTGDELAKVHVRHMVGGRAPEAAFERVYSFTFPERPGALLDFLTQLHGRWNISLFHYRNHGSAHGRVLAGLQVPPDDEAAFEAFLAGVGYPASDMTHNPAYRLFLT, from the coding sequence ATGGAAGCAGTTGCTTTGCCGAAAGACCTGACCGCCAGCGACGTGCTGCGCCTTGCCCTGACCGGCAAGGTGTACGGCGCGGCCCACCAGACCCCGCTGAGCGAGGCCCCGCGCCTCAGCGCCCGCACGGGCGCCCGCGTGCTGCTCAAGCGCGAAGACCAGCAGCCCATCTTTTCTTTCAAATTGCGCGGCGCCTACAACAAGATGGCGCAGCTCTCGGCCGCCGAGCGGGGGCGCGGCGTGATCTGCGCCTCGGCGGGCAACCACGCGCAGGGGGTGGCCTACGCCGCGCAGCAACTGGGCCTGCGGGCCGTGATCGTGATGCCCGCCACCACCCCCGAGATCAAGGTGGCCGCCTGCCGCGCCCGGGGCGCCGAGGTGGTGCTGTTCGGGGACTCGTTCAGCGACGCCGAGACCCACGCCTACGCCTTGCAGGCTGCCGGGGGCCTGACGTTTGTGCACCCCTACGACGATCCCCTGGTGCTGGCCGGGCAGGGCACCGTGGCCCTGGAACTGCTGCGTCAACTGGACACAGAGGGGCCGATGACCGTGTTCGTGCCGGTGGGCGGCGGCGGCCTGATTGCGGGGGTGGCCGGCGTGCTGGCCGCCCTGCGCCCGGATATCCGGGTGGTGGGTGTGGAGCCCGAAGACAGCGACGCCATGTACCAGTCGGTGCAGGCGGGCGAGCGGGTGCGCCTCCCCGAGGTGGGCATTTTTGTGGATGGAGTGGCGGTCAAGCAGGTGGGGGCCTACACCTTTGAACTGGCGCGGCGCCACGTGCACGACTGGGTGCGCGTGACCACCGACGAGGTCTGCGCCGCCATCAAGGACGTGTTCGACGACACCCGCGCCGTGATGGAACCGGCGGGCGCGCTGGCGGTGGCCGGGCTCAAGCGCTACGCCGCGCAGCGCGGCCTGCAGGGGCAGACGCTGGTGGCCCTGACCTGCGGCGCCAACGTGAACTTTGACCGCCTGCGCCACGTGGCCGAGCGCGCCGAAATCGGCGAGCAGCGCGAGGCCATCTTCGCCGTGACCATTCCCGAGCGGCCCGGCGCCTTCCGCGCGTTTATCGAGGTGGTGGGCAAGCGGGCCATCACCGAGTTCAATTACCGCTACGCCCCGCGCGCCCAGGCCCAGATTTTCGTGGGGGTGCAGTTGAGTGGCGCACACGAGCGCGCGGCCCTGCGCGCCGAGTTAGAAGCGCGCGGCTACCCGGTGCTGGACCTGACCGGCGACGAACTCGCCAAGGTGCATGTACGCCACATGGTGGGCGGGCGGGCGCCCGAGGCGGCCTTTGAGCGGGTGTATTCGTTCACCTTCCCCGAGCGCCCCGGCGCCCTGCTGGACTTTCTGACCCAGTTGCATGGCCGCTGGAACATCAGCCTCTTTCATTACCGCAACCACGGCAGCGCCCACGGACGGGTGCTGGCGGGCTTGCAGGTGCCCCCAGACGACGAGGCCGCGTTTGAGGCCTTCCTGGCCGGCGTGGGCTACCCGGCGAGCGACATGACCCACAACCCCGCCTACCGCCTCTTCCTGACCTGA
- a CDS encoding HpcH/HpaI aldolase/citrate lyase family protein, which yields MTAEPLPAAARPWRSVLYVPGDKPRAIEKARALGADAVILDLEDAVAPEHKAGAREQARAALAQPWPVPVLLRLNAPGTPWHGDDLALAAHPALAGVVLPKVEAPPTLAGPKPLWAMIETPLGVLGAPAIAAAPGVAGLIAGANDLAHALRTRPHAGREPLLHALSAVVLATRAYGKVPLDAVYNDVRDPEGLARECAQGRALGFAGKTVIHPGQIEAANAAYGVSEAETERARALLAAWNEARAAGQSVATFQGALVEQMHVDEAQETLALWAAQQG from the coding sequence GTGACCGCTGAGCCCCTTCCTGCCGCCGCGCGCCCCTGGCGCTCCGTGTTGTATGTGCCGGGCGACAAGCCCCGCGCCATAGAAAAAGCCCGCGCCCTGGGCGCCGACGCGGTGATTCTGGACCTGGAAGACGCGGTGGCCCCCGAGCACAAGGCCGGGGCCCGCGAGCAGGCGCGCGCCGCCCTGGCCCAGCCCTGGCCGGTGCCGGTGTTGCTGCGCCTGAATGCCCCGGGCACCCCCTGGCACGGGGATGATCTGGCGCTGGCCGCGCACCCGGCGCTGGCCGGGGTGGTGCTGCCCAAGGTCGAGGCGCCGCCCACCCTGGCCGGGCCGAAGCCGCTGTGGGCCATGATCGAAACGCCGCTGGGGGTGCTTGGGGCCCCTGCCATTGCCGCCGCGCCGGGGGTGGCGGGCCTGATCGCCGGGGCCAACGACCTGGCCCACGCCCTGCGCACCCGCCCCCACGCGGGCCGGGAGCCGCTCCTCCATGCCCTGAGCGCTGTGGTCCTGGCCACCCGCGCCTATGGCAAGGTGCCGCTGGACGCCGTGTACAACGATGTGCGCGACCCCGAAGGTTTGGCGCGGGAATGTGCGCAGGGCCGCGCCCTGGGCTTTGCGGGCAAGACCGTGATTCACCCCGGCCAGATTGAGGCCGCCAACGCCGCCTATGGCGTGAGCGAGGCCGAAACCGAGCGCGCCCGCGCCCTGCTGGCGGCCTGGAACGAGGCCCGCGCCGCCGGGCAGAGTGTGGCGACCTTCCAGGGCGCCCTGGTGGAACAGATGCATGTGGACGAGGCCCAGGAGACGCTGGCCCTGTGGGCCGCGCAGCAGGGCTGA